The Pirellulales bacterium nucleotide sequence GGCGAGACGCGGCTGAAGACGACCAACACCGTGGGATAGGTCACCAGCAAGTGCAGTGCCAGGCCGGCAATCACCGTCAGCACGAACCAGGCCAGCGTGACCACGATGTCGATGCCGAGCTGGGCCGTGATGGCGAACACGAGGCAGCCGGCGCCGAGCGGGGCCAGACGCATCGCCCAGCCGATCACGACCATCGACACGACGTTCAGCCCTTCCAGCCATCCGACGAGCGTCGCGCACCGCGGGCCGCCCGCCGCGATGGCCGCCCCGAAGACCAGCGAAAACACCATCACGGCCAGCATGCCGTTGCCTTTCGAGCTGCCGTCGATCGCGCCCACCATTTCTTGCAACGGGTTCTGAGGCAGCATGTCGACGACGACCTGCCGCAGCGGCTTGGCTTCCCCGGCTTGGGCCACGTTGAGTTGGGCCCGCGAAAGGTAACGGGCCTTGATCTCGTCTCGCTTTTCCGGCCGTAGCGACTTGCCGGGCTGGACGACGTCGACCAGCGTCGTGCCGATGACCACCGCCGACCCCGACAAGATCGCGGTGAAGAAGAGCGTCCGCAGACCGAGCTTTCCCAGCCGCCGCACATCGCCGATTTCGACTACCGCCAGGGCCAGCGCCGAAAACACCAGCGGCAAGACCACCATGAACATCAACCGCAAGAAAATCTGGCCGACCGGCTCGGCCAGGTTGATGGCCACCCATTCCAGCGAATCGTGGAGACCGTTGGCGTTGGCGTCCGACGGGTTCGTCTGGCCGGCCCTCACCGGCTGCCCGGCCAGCCAGTTGGCCGACAGGCCCAGCCCGGCGCCCAGCAGCAAGCCGATCAGAATCTTCGTATGGAGCGGAACACGGCGCGTGGGTCGGGGATCCTGGTGCGACACGAAATCGACGTAGAGAGGTCTTGGGTTTTCGTGCGTAGGTGTTTGCCTAAGCGCCGCCCTTACAAAATGAATTGACTCAGATCCTCGTCCTTGGCCACCTTTTCCAGGCGCTGATTGACGTACCCGGCATCAATCTTAAGGCGGTCGCCTTTTTTCTCCGGCGCCTCGAAACTAAGTTCTTCCAGCAAACGTTCCATGATCGTGTAGAGCCGCCGGGCGCCGATGTTCTGCGTCGACTGGTTGACTTGAAAGGCAAAATTGGCCAGCGATTCGACCGCATCGGCCGTGAACTCCAGTCCCACGCCCTCCGTCTCCAAAAGCGCGCGATACTGCTTGGTCAAGGCGCTCTTCGGCTCCGTCAAAATGCGAATGAAATCGTCTTTCGTCAGGTCTTGCAACTCGACGCGAATGGGAAACCGGCCTTGCAGTTCGGGCATCAGCTCGCTGGGGCTGGCACGATGAAACGCGCCTGCCGCAATGAACAGAATGTGGTCGGTCTTCACGTAGCCGTAGCGCGTTTGCACCGTCGTGCCCTCGACGATCGGCAGCAAGTCGCGCTGCACGCCCTGGCGCGAAACGTCGGCCCCCTTGCCCTCACTGGCCACGACTTTGTCGATTTCGTCGACGAAGATAATGCCGACGTTCTCGGCCAGCTCGATCGCCGACGCGTTCACCTTTTCGTGATTGATCAGAGCGTCGCTCTCTTGTTCCTGGATCACCTTGCGGGCTTCTTTGACGGTCAGCTCGCGGCGCGAGGTATTGCGGGGAATGATCTTCTCGAACATCCCTTGCAGGTCGAGATCGACCTGCTCCATGCCCATGCCGGTGAGCATCATGGGCACCGCCTTTTGCTCGATCGTCAGCTCGACTTTGCGATCGTCGAGGTCGCCGGCCAGGAGCCGTGCCCGCATTTTCTCGCGGGTCCGCTCGTGCCGCTCGCCGGCCTCCCTGGAAACCTCCTCCGATTCGTCGTCCACACCCACGGGCGGAGGCGCCAGCAGATCGAGCAGCCGCTCTTCGGCGCGCTCGCGGGCTTCGCTTTCGACTTTGGCCCGCTCGCTTTCCCGCACCAGTCCGATGGCGTTTTCGACCAGCTCGCGGATCATGCTCTCCACATCGCGGCCGTAGTAGCCGACCTCGGTGTACTTGGTGGCTTCGACCTTGATGAACGGCGCGCCGGTGAGCTTGGCCAGGCGGCGGGCGATCTCGGTCTTGCCGACGCCGGTGGGGCCGATCATGAGGATATTTTTGGGAGCGACTTCCGTGCGCATCTCCTCGCTGAGCTGCTGACGCCGCCAGCGATTGCGGATGGCAATGGCGACGGCCCGCTTGGCGTCTTGCTGGCCGACGATATGCCGGTCCAATTCGGCCACGATCTGGCGCGGCGTCAGGTCTCGCAAGGCAATTCCTCCAGGGTGATGTTGGTATTGGTGTAGATGTCGATGCCGGCGGCGATCTCCAGCGACTGCCGCACAATTTGGGCCGCGGACAGCTCGGAATGGGCGATCAGGGCCCGTGCCGCGGCCACAGCATAGCTTCCGCCGGAGCCGATGCCCAGTACGCCGTCGGTGGGCTGGATCACGTCGCCGTTGCCGGTGACGAGCAGCGTATACCGTGCGTCGACCACGGCCATTAGGGCCTCCAGCCGCCGCAGCACGCGGTCGGTGCGCCACTCCTTGGCCAGCTCGGTGGCCGCCCGCGGGACGTTGGAGGGATAGTCCTTGAGCTTGGCTTCGAAGCGTTCCAGCAGGGCGAAGGCGTCGGCGCTAGCGCCGGCAAAGCCGGTGAGTACTTTGCCGTCGAGCAGGCGGCGGATTTTATTGGCGTCGCCTTTCATGACGGCGGTGCCCAGCGTGACCTGCCCGTCGCCGCCGATGGCCACGGTGCCCCGGTGCCGGACGGTGAGAATGGTTGTGGAGTGCGATTTCATCAAGTCTGCCGAGAGGTGTAGGGCCCAGTTGTCGTTTGCCGAAACGGCCGGCCTCTATTTTGGCCCAAATCGCCAGCGGGCACCAGTGCCGTCTAGTCGAGCTGCGAGATACGCCAGATCGACGTGGCCTGGCGGGCCATCCAACGCTGCCGCTCGGCGATGCGATCGATCGTCCACTCCGCGTTGTCGAGCGGCAAACGTTGCGTCAGCAGGAAGCCGCTTTGCGTGTAGACCGGCTTCTTTTCGTCGAACGACGCATTGCCAATCGTCCGATTCAGGTCGGCTTCCAGCAAAGTGAGATTGCCGAGGCGGTAGACGGCCTCGATCGCCTGCTCGTCGGTAAAGTGGGGCCAATGGACGTCCGGGTTCTCCGGCAGGACGTGTTCCAAGCTGTATCGCGGGCTGTCGACGTCAAGGTCCTGGCCCGACAATTGCCGCTCCAAGCTGAAGAGCAAGTAACGCGCGACCTGCCGATTGCGCGAGGCCGTAGTCCGCATGACTTTTTCGGCGAAGGCCGCTCGAAAAACATTGTCGGGCGGGTAAAGCCACGCCAAACCTTGGATCGTCTCGGCGGGAGTGGCCACCTGTTTCGAGGCCACCTGCTGGGCCACGCGGTTGTAGACGCGCTCCTGCTCGTTCGATGCCATGCCGCCAATCACGTTGTAGCGCAGCGACACGATGCTGCACGCACGAAGCAAGTCGGCGAAGTCGCCGGCATCAAAGGCCCGGCGGCAAGCGAGCAAGAACGGCCACGGCTGCCGGACGCCAAACAGGCGGAGCTCGCGAACGTGGCGCCGCTCGGCGTCGTTCCAAAGCGCATCTTCGGGATCCGACAACGCCGCATAGACGTCGAGATCCTCCTCCATTTGCCGCAGAAGCTGGAAGACGCCGGCCTTGTCCGGCGTTTCGGCTCGCAGGGTCTTGAACAGGTCGGCTTCGCGCACAAACCCCTTACGGCTGTTCCAATGCGTGCGGAGGAAATCGGGAAAACTCTCTCCTCCCAGCCGGCCGACCATCGTCTCCCAGCGTCGTTCGAGACTCTCGATTTCTTCCGCGTGCGCGCTTTCGCGCTGGACGACGGAAAACAGGTAGTTCTTCAACAGATCCGTGGGCGACAAGCGCACACCGCGCGCATTCAGCGTCTCGAATACTTTGAAGGCGTTCAGCTCGTCGGTGACCGTGATGACCGTGAAAAAGAGTTTGTCCGAAAGTTCATCGATCAGCCGCGCCAACTCGGCTCCGCGCCCGGCCGGTCCATACGCCTCGCCAACCTGCCGGTAAAACCATTCGAACGCCCCGCGCAGGAGGCGCTCGGAAGCGCGCAGGCCGCGCTGCGGCAGCTTCTGCAGCGGCAGCAGATAATCTTTGTAAAAGCCGTCGTTGTTTCGGTTCAACGTGAGCTTCGACTGGGCCACCAGCGTCACGGGATCGAGATAGCCGATATACGAGCTGCGCAACTGCTCGATGCGCCGGCGGTTGTTCTCCGGCTCGACCCCTTCCTCAACGAGGTCCTGGAGCACTCGCAGCACCGCCAGCACCAGCACGCTGAGCGTGGTCAGCCGCTGCTGGCCGTCAATCACATCGAACGCCTTGTTGTCGCTGGTTTGCAGTACCAAATAACCCATGTAATGGGCCGGTTCGCCCGTAGGGAGCAAAACGCCTTGAATATCCTGCCAGAGGTCGTCCCATTCATCCTGCGACCAACTATAGTCGCGCTGGAACCGCGGCACTCGATACGAGAGCCCGTTGCCTAAAAGCTGGCGATACGTCTGATTGACCGTGTTGAAATGAATGGCCGTCATGCCGCGCTTCTCCCTCACGCCCTCGCCGCCGCGGCTTCGCCGGCCACCAGCGCGCCGTTGCCCGAGATGCCGGAGTCGCCGACGATCAGTTCCGGCCGCAGGCTGAGCAGCTCTTCCTGCACGCGATAACGCGGCTCGCCTTCCTGCGGTTGGATCCGCACGTGGCTGCCGTCGGTCCGCAGCAAGCGGGCTTTCACGTTGTCGCGCAGATAGGCGGGAATGATCTCCGTCAAGATCCGCTGCTTCAACTCGGGCGCCTCGATGGGAAACATCACCTCCACCCGACGGTAAAAATTGCGCGGCATCCAATCGGCACTGGCCAGAAACACCCGCGCCTCGTCGTCGGGACTGAAGGCGAAGATGCGGCTGTGCTCCAAGAACCGATCGACGATCGTCCGCACGCGGACCGTCTCGGAAATGCCGGGCAGGCCGGGACGCAGACAGCAAATGCCGCGGCAAACCAGGTCGATCGGCACGCCCGCCTGGCTGGCCCGATAGAGCGACTCGATCACCCGGTAATCGACCAGCGAATTGAGCTTGGCGAAGATCCGCGAGGGCCGCCCTTGACGGGCGCGCTGGGCCTGCTCGTCGATCAGCTCGATCGTGCGGCGGTGCAGGTCGGCGGGGGCCACCACCAGCTTCCGCCAAGGATGCCCTTGCGAGTAGCCGGTCAGCAGATTGAACAAGGCCGAGGCGTCGGCCGCGATGTCCTCGTTGGCCGTGAACAGGCCGAGATCGGTGTAAACCAGAGCCGTGGTTGGGTTGTAGTTGCCCGACGAGAGGTGGACGTATCGCCGCACCACGCCGCCCTCTTGCCGCACGATGAGCGACAGCTTGCAGTGCGTCTTGAGGTCGAGAAAGCCGAACACCACGTGTACGCCGGAGCGTTCGAGCTGCCGCGCCCAACTCACGTTGGCTTCTTCGTCGAAACGGGCCTTGAGTTCGACCAGGGCCGTCACGTGCTTGCCGTTCTCGGCCGCCTGCATCAGGGCGCGCGTCACCGGCGAATCGCCGCTGGTGCGGTAGAGCGTCTGCTTGATGGCCAGCACGTTGGGATCTTTGGCCGCCCGGTTGACGAACTCCACCACCGGATCGAACGACTCGAACGGATGGTGCAACAAGATGTCGTTGCGGCGGATGTTGGCGAAAATGTCGTCACCGCCGCGCGAACGCCGCCCCCGCGGAATCCGCGGCGTGAAGGGCGGATCGCGCAGGTGCTCCCGGCCGGGCACGCGCAACAGGTCCATCATGCCGGTCAGGTCGAGCGGGCCGGGAATGCGGTACACCTCGCTGTACGAATCGGGTGGGTTCTGGTCGCCCTCGTGCAGTTCTTCCGGCTCGACGATCATGCGAATCAGCTCTTCGCTGCTGCTGGCGGCCACTTCCAGCCGCACGGCCTGCCCGCGCTGGCGGGCCTTGAGGCGGTCTTCGATCAGCCGCAGCATGTCGTCCGATTCTTGCTCCAACAGCTCGATGTCGCTGTCGCGCGTGATGCGAAACGTGGTGCTGCTCTGCACTTCGAAGCCGCCGAACAATTCGGGCAACCGGGCCGAAACGGCGTCTTCCAGCAAGATGAATTGCAAGTCGTCGCCCTGGCTCAGCGGTACCAGCCGCGGCAAGACCTGCGGCAACTGCACGACCGCGAACAAGTGTTTGGGTCCAAGGCCGTGCTCGCGTTCGAGCATCGTCGCCAGGTAGAGGCCGCGGTTGTGATAGCGCGGGCTGGGATGGGCCGGATCGACCGCCATCGGCGTGAGAATCGGAAACGCCCGCTCGGTGAAAAAGCGGTCGAGCGTCACGCGCTGATCGGGCGACAGCTCGTTGTGCTTCAACATTCGGATGCGCTGCTCGGCGAGCTGAGGCAGCACCGATTCGTTCCAGCAGCGGTACTGAGCGGCCACCAGCTCTTTCGACCGTGCGGCGATCCGCTGCAACTGCACGATGGCCCGCAGGCCGTCGGGCGAGTAGTCTTCCGGGGCGCCGTCGCCGAACGCCTGTTCGCGCAGCCCCGCCACGCGGACCATGAAAAACTCGTCGAGATTCGAGCTGAAGATGGCCAGGAACTTCACCCGCTCCAAGAGCGGATTCGATTCGTCCGCGGCCTCTTCCAGCACGCGGGCGTTGAATTCCAGCCAGCTCAACTCGCGGTTGATGAAGTGTTCGGCTAAAAAGACCTGTTCGGGCATATCACAATCATAGGGCAGAGAAGGCTTGCGGGAAGAACTGGTTTAGCATATACCGCCTGAAACGCCTACAAGGACATCGCCCACATCATTCATGTCAAACGAGCACGATTGGCGGGCGTTGTACCCCTTCGAGTCGCACTGGCTCGATCTCGACGGCATTCGTTACCACTATCTCGACGAGGGCCAGGGCGAGCCGCTGTTGCTGGTGCATGGCAATCCGACCTGGTCGTTCCACTGGTGTGAGATCGTCAAGGGGCTGCGAGGCAACTACCGGCTGATCGTGCCCGACCATGTGGGGTGCGGCCTGTCAGACAAGCCGCAGCGATATGAGTACCGGCTGGCCCGGCACATCGACAACCTGCGGCGGCTGATCGATCACCTGCGGCTCGACAACTTGACGTTGTTGGCCCACGACTGGGGCGGAGCCATCGGCCTGGGTGCTGCGGTGGCCGAGCCGGAGCGATTCCGCCGTTTTGTGCTGTTCAATACGGCCGCCTTTCGCTCGCGCCGCATTCCCTGGCGGATTCGCCTTTGCCGAACGCCGCTGTTGGGCGAACTGGCGGTCAGGGGCTTGAACGCCTTTGCCCGTGCGGCGTTGACGATGGCTGTGGCCAAGCACGAACGCATGACGTCCCAGGTGCGTGGCGGCCTGTTGGCGCCGTACGATTCCTGGGCCAACCGCATCGCGATTCACCGCTTCGTGATGGACATTCCGCTTTCGCCGCGTCATCCCAGTTACGCGACGCTGAAAACGGTCGAGCATGGCTTGGCGACGCTTCGCAAACGCCCCGTCATGCTCGTATGGGGAATGCAGGACTGGTGTTTCACGCCGCACTTTCTGGAACGCTTTCTGGAGTTTTTTCCCGAAGCGGAGGTGCATCGCCTTTTCGATGCCTCACACTACTTGATCGTGGACGCCCACGAGCGAATCGTGCCGCTGGTGGAGCGGTTTCTGGCCGAACGTGCCGGACAGGCAGATTTTTGAGTAAGATGGCCCTCCTGACCCTGCGTGAAATCAGTCTCGATTTCGGCGGACCGCCGCTCCTCGATCGCGTCGACTGGACCGTCGATCGCGGCGAACGCATTTGCCTGTTGGGCCGCAATGGCGAAGGCAAGAGCACACTGCTCAAGCTGATCGCGGGGGAGCTTTTGCCCGACGCGGGCGAAATCGTCCGACCGCAATCGCTCCGCGTGGCCCGGCTGCCGCAAGAAGTGCCGCAGGGCGCGGGCGGCTCGGTCTTCGAGGAAGTGGCCGCCGGTCTGCGCGCCGCCGGACGAGAGGTGCGGGGCGCCGAACACCGCGTCGAGGCCGTCCTCTCCCGCATGGAGCTGCCGCCCGACGCGATGTTTCCGTCGCTCTCCGCGGGCATGAAACGCCGGGTGTTGCTGGCGAAGGCCCTTGTCGGCGAGCCCGATATCCTGCTGCTCGACGAGCCGACCAACCATCTCGACATCGACGCCATCTGTTGGCTGGAAGACTTTTTGCTTCGTTTCAGCGGGACGTTGATCTTTGTGACGCACGACCGGGCCTTGCTTGAACGACTGGCCACGCGCATCGTCGAGCTCGACCGCGGGCGGCTGTTCGATTGGCGTTGCGATTACGCGACGTTTCTCGAGCGTAAGGAAGCGGCGCTGGCCGCCGAAGCCCGACGGAACGAACTGTTCGACAAGCGGCTGGCGCAGGAAGAAGTTTGGATTCGCAAAGGGATCGAGGCCCGACGCACCCGCGACGAGGGCCGCGTGCGGGCGCTGAAGGCGATGCGCGAAGAGCGGCGGCGACGGCGAGACGTGCAGGGCGTGGCGCGAATCGAGGCCCAGCAGGCCGAAGCGTCGGGGCGATTGGTGATCGAGGCCAAGGGCGTGAGCTTCGCTTACGGCGAGCGCCCGGTCATTCAGGGGCTGACCGCGTCGATCATGCGCGGCGACAAGGTAGGCATCATCGGACCCAATGGTTCGGGCAAGACCACACTGTTGCGGCTGTTGCTGGGCGAGTTGCCGCCGCGCCAGGGCACGGTGCGCCATGGCACGCGGCTGGAAGTCGCTTACTTCGACCAGTTGAAGGCCACGCTGGACGAAGAGCGGACCGTTCAAGAGAACGTCACCGATTACGAGACGATCACCTTCAACGGCCAGTCTCGGCACATTCTGGGCTACTTGCAAGACTTTCTGTTTTTGCCCGAACGGTCGCGGACCCCGGTCAAGTTTCTCTCCGGCGGCGAGCGCAGCCGGTTGTTGCTGGCGCGGCTGTTCACAAAGCCGTCGAACGTGCTGGTGTTCGACGAGCCGACCAACGACCTCGACATCGAAACCTTGGAACTCTTGGAGAGCCTGCTGGCGGAATATCCAGCGACGGTGCTGCTGGTGAGCCACGATCGAGCGTTCTTGAACGACGTGGTGACGTGTACGCTGGCGATCGAGACGGACGGGGCCGTGTACGAATACGCCGGCGGCTACGACGACTATCTCGAACAGCGGCCCGCGCCGGCGCGATCGGCAGCGGCGGCGTCGCCCGCGCCCGTCGCGGGCAAGGCGGCCCCTCGGCAAGAGGAGCGTCGGCGGAAGCTGACCCATAAGGAGAAGCAAGAGCTGGCGGCGCTGCCGCGGCGAATCGAGACCTTGGAAGCGGAGCGGCGCGAGATGCACGAGGCGATGTCGAATCCGGCGTTTTATCAGCGCCCCGGCGTTGAGATTGCCCAAGACAACGCCCAGCTCTCCGCGCTGGAGCAGGAACTGGCCGCAGCCTACGACCGCTGGGAGGCGCTGGAAGCGCTGGCCGGCTAGCCCGCGCGTGGCGCGTGCGACTTTCCCATTATCGCCATTCCGAAAGCGATGAAATCCCGCCAGGTTGCTTCGCTCGCCACGTGCTCGGGACGAACGCCAAACAGGCGGGTCGGCGCAGAGCCGTCTCAGCCAGAAGCTCATTTCTGCTATGCCAAAGACAAGAATTTGCCGGATCACCTGCGCGTCAATAGCCGGATTGACAGATGGTAAAATTTTGGCTAAGATTTCGCTGTTACGCCGCGCCCCAAGAAAGACCCCTCCCTCCGCAAAGTTGAGACGTTGCGGATTCCCGTATCGGCAGAAGAAAAGAAGCTGATTATGGGGGCCGATGGGGAATTTGCGCGATGGGCGCGGTCGGTTCTGATACGGGCGGCAGAAGGCTGCCACCCGCTTTCTGGCAAAAGAAAAGACGCGAGGCAAGAAGGTTCGCCTAAACGATATAGAGCGTCGGGAAAACCCTGATCGAAAACCTAGGATGCCCAGACCAATTGGTGTTGGTCCGAATGGCGTGAACGAACGGACGCTATATTCTACAGGGTTACCGGCACGGATCAAGGGCACCTATGACCGCGCGCTTTTTTAGAGACGATCGGGAACGACTATTCGGCGCATTACGCTCCCATCTTGAGGGTCTCGGCTATCGGGGCGATCTTCTGGCCGAAGACTACTCGTTCCCAGACTGGTTTTCGGATGGCCGCCAAGAAAGATCGGTGCCTATTGCCGCATTCGGGCAAACACCGCTGTCATACGAGACGGCTTGTTTTTCAGTTTTGCCACCTTCCCACAAAACTGGGCGAGAGTTGGTGCAAGACTTCAGAGCGCTCGGCGCCCCCTTCGCTTTTGAGATTACTGCTGTCAATGTGCAGTGCTGGGGCGTAGGGGCAGAGCAGGACTCGACCACAAGAATCAGCCAGTTCGACCTAGACAACATTGACGATGTCTTTCAGAAGCACGCCGATGATTGGCTTCCACTTAGTGTGCTGCGCGCTAAAAACGTCGCCTCGAAGGCAAGCCTAGATCAGCGCGTCCTCTTTGACTTCGACCTAATTCCTGAACTCGAGCATCATATCCGCGAAAAGCTCGACCCTCTGTTAAAAAGAGCGTGCAGTGCTGCAAAACGCGTCTACAACCAAACGTCGCATGCGGCTCTCAATGCCCATCACATGTTTCAGCTAGCATTCTGGTTGCTGGCTGGAAAAATCTTTCACGACCGTCGCATCGACCCGTTCGTAGCGTTTGACATCAACTCCAATCCAGACGAGGTACTCGCAGCGGTTGCGGACTATTACGGCGAGCACCTGCCTGCGATGCTAAATCGAGCGTCTCGCGAGGCGGTCTACAAAAAACTGTGGGGCGGCGTTGACCTTCGGAACGTCTCGATTGACGTGTTGACGCACATTTGGGCGAATACGTTTGTCTCGAAAGACATTCGCGAAGCCCTAGGGATTCACAGCACGCCCAGAAGCGTCGCGAAATTCATCGTCGATCAACTGCCATTTGAAGCCTTCGATACGCACCGCAGAATTGTGGTCGAGCCGTGCTGCGGAAGCGCGACATTTTTGGTCTCGGCAATGCAGCGGCTTCGCGAGTTGCTTCCCAGTAATACCGACCATAAAGCACGACACAAGTATTTTACCTCAAAGCTCCTTGGGTTTGAGCAGGAGGCAATTGGCGTGGAAATTGCCCGTCTATGCTTGACCCTTGCTGACTTCCCAAATCCAAACCATTGGCAGATTTTCAGCGGGGACGTCTTCCGCGCACAACAGAAAGCGCTAGAAGAGAAGCTCCGCAACACGAGAATAGTTCTCTGCAATCCACCATTCCAAAGTTTCTCTACATCTGATCCGTTGCGCGCCTCAACACAATCGGTGCATAAGCCGGTGGAGATTCTCAACCGTGTGCTTGATAGCCTTCATCCGCAAGGAGTGCTGGGCTTCGTTCTGCCGAGAAAATTCCTTGATAGTGGATGGTACGAGCAGGCCAGGACCAGGCTCATCGACCGCTTTGCCAGCTTAGATTTAGTTTCACTTCCAGACACTGCGTTCCGTGGATCTAATTCTGGAGTTGAAACTGTGCTGCTCATTGCCACCCAACCTCGCTCTGGTGGACAATCAAGCACGGTTCGCCATCGTCGCGTGAGCAGGACAGACTGGGAGGCATTTAGTAGAAC carries:
- a CDS encoding DUF262 domain-containing protein, whose protein sequence is MTAIHFNTVNQTYRQLLGNGLSYRVPRFQRDYSWSQDEWDDLWQDIQGVLLPTGEPAHYMGYLVLQTSDNKAFDVIDGQQRLTTLSVLVLAVLRVLQDLVEEGVEPENNRRRIEQLRSSYIGYLDPVTLVAQSKLTLNRNNDGFYKDYLLPLQKLPQRGLRASERLLRGAFEWFYRQVGEAYGPAGRGAELARLIDELSDKLFFTVITVTDELNAFKVFETLNARGVRLSPTDLLKNYLFSVVQRESAHAEEIESLERRWETMVGRLGGESFPDFLRTHWNSRKGFVREADLFKTLRAETPDKAGVFQLLRQMEEDLDVYAALSDPEDALWNDAERRHVRELRLFGVRQPWPFLLACRRAFDAGDFADLLRACSIVSLRYNVIGGMASNEQERVYNRVAQQVASKQVATPAETIQGLAWLYPPDNVFRAAFAEKVMRTTASRNRQVARYLLFSLERQLSGQDLDVDSPRYSLEHVLPENPDVHWPHFTDEQAIEAVYRLGNLTLLEADLNRTIGNASFDEKKPVYTQSGFLLTQRLPLDNAEWTIDRIAERQRWMARQATSIWRISQLD
- a CDS encoding alpha/beta fold hydrolase, with product MSNEHDWRALYPFESHWLDLDGIRYHYLDEGQGEPLLLVHGNPTWSFHWCEIVKGLRGNYRLIVPDHVGCGLSDKPQRYEYRLARHIDNLRRLIDHLRLDNLTLLAHDWGGAIGLGAAVAEPERFRRFVLFNTAAFRSRRIPWRIRLCRTPLLGELAVRGLNAFARAALTMAVAKHERMTSQVRGGLLAPYDSWANRIAIHRFVMDIPLSPRHPSYATLKTVEHGLATLRKRPVMLVWGMQDWCFTPHFLERFLEFFPEAEVHRLFDASHYLIVDAHERIVPLVERFLAERAGQADF
- a CDS encoding ATP-binding cassette domain-containing protein yields the protein MALLTLREISLDFGGPPLLDRVDWTVDRGERICLLGRNGEGKSTLLKLIAGELLPDAGEIVRPQSLRVARLPQEVPQGAGGSVFEEVAAGLRAAGREVRGAEHRVEAVLSRMELPPDAMFPSLSAGMKRRVLLAKALVGEPDILLLDEPTNHLDIDAICWLEDFLLRFSGTLIFVTHDRALLERLATRIVELDRGRLFDWRCDYATFLERKEAALAAEARRNELFDKRLAQEEVWIRKGIEARRTRDEGRVRALKAMREERRRRRDVQGVARIEAQQAEASGRLVIEAKGVSFAYGERPVIQGLTASIMRGDKVGIIGPNGSGKTTLLRLLLGELPPRQGTVRHGTRLEVAYFDQLKATLDEERTVQENVTDYETITFNGQSRHILGYLQDFLFLPERSRTPVKFLSGGERSRLLLARLFTKPSNVLVFDEPTNDLDIETLELLESLLAEYPATVLLVSHDRAFLNDVVTCTLAIETDGAVYEYAGGYDDYLEQRPAPARSAAAASPAPVAGKAAPRQEERRRKLTHKEKQELAALPRRIETLEAERREMHEAMSNPAFYQRPGVEIAQDNAQLSALEQELAAAYDRWEALEALAG
- the hslV gene encoding ATP-dependent protease subunit HslV, which gives rise to MKSHSTTILTVRHRGTVAIGGDGQVTLGTAVMKGDANKIRRLLDGKVLTGFAGASADAFALLERFEAKLKDYPSNVPRAATELAKEWRTDRVLRRLEALMAVVDARYTLLVTGNGDVIQPTDGVLGIGSGGSYAVAAARALIAHSELSAAQIVRQSLEIAAGIDIYTNTNITLEELPCET
- the ppk1 gene encoding polyphosphate kinase 1, whose amino-acid sequence is MPEQVFLAEHFINRELSWLEFNARVLEEAADESNPLLERVKFLAIFSSNLDEFFMVRVAGLREQAFGDGAPEDYSPDGLRAIVQLQRIAARSKELVAAQYRCWNESVLPQLAEQRIRMLKHNELSPDQRVTLDRFFTERAFPILTPMAVDPAHPSPRYHNRGLYLATMLEREHGLGPKHLFAVVQLPQVLPRLVPLSQGDDLQFILLEDAVSARLPELFGGFEVQSSTTFRITRDSDIELLEQESDDMLRLIEDRLKARQRGQAVRLEVAASSSEELIRMIVEPEELHEGDQNPPDSYSEVYRIPGPLDLTGMMDLLRVPGREHLRDPPFTPRIPRGRRSRGGDDIFANIRRNDILLHHPFESFDPVVEFVNRAAKDPNVLAIKQTLYRTSGDSPVTRALMQAAENGKHVTALVELKARFDEEANVSWARQLERSGVHVVFGFLDLKTHCKLSLIVRQEGGVVRRYVHLSSGNYNPTTALVYTDLGLFTANEDIAADASALFNLLTGYSQGHPWRKLVVAPADLHRRTIELIDEQAQRARQGRPSRIFAKLNSLVDYRVIESLYRASQAGVPIDLVCRGICCLRPGLPGISETVRVRTIVDRFLEHSRIFAFSPDDEARVFLASADWMPRNFYRRVEVMFPIEAPELKQRILTEIIPAYLRDNVKARLLRTDGSHVRIQPQEGEPRYRVQEELLSLRPELIVGDSGISGNGALVAGEAAAARA
- the hslU gene encoding ATP-dependent protease ATPase subunit HslU, whose amino-acid sequence is MRDLTPRQIVAELDRHIVGQQDAKRAVAIAIRNRWRRQQLSEEMRTEVAPKNILMIGPTGVGKTEIARRLAKLTGAPFIKVEATKYTEVGYYGRDVESMIRELVENAIGLVRESERAKVESEARERAEERLLDLLAPPPVGVDDESEEVSREAGERHERTREKMRARLLAGDLDDRKVELTIEQKAVPMMLTGMGMEQVDLDLQGMFEKIIPRNTSRRELTVKEARKVIQEQESDALINHEKVNASAIELAENVGIIFVDEIDKVVASEGKGADVSRQGVQRDLLPIVEGTTVQTRYGYVKTDHILFIAAGAFHRASPSELMPELQGRFPIRVELQDLTKDDFIRILTEPKSALTKQYRALLETEGVGLEFTADAVESLANFAFQVNQSTQNIGARRLYTIMERLLEELSFEAPEKKGDRLKIDAGYVNQRLEKVAKDEDLSQFIL
- a CDS encoding dicarboxylate/amino acid:cation symporter, producing MSHQDPRPTRRVPLHTKILIGLLLGAGLGLSANWLAGQPVRAGQTNPSDANANGLHDSLEWVAINLAEPVGQIFLRLMFMVVLPLVFSALALAVVEIGDVRRLGKLGLRTLFFTAILSGSAVVIGTTLVDVVQPGKSLRPEKRDEIKARYLSRAQLNVAQAGEAKPLRQVVVDMLPQNPLQEMVGAIDGSSKGNGMLAVMVFSLVFGAAIAAGGPRCATLVGWLEGLNVVSMVVIGWAMRLAPLGAGCLVFAITAQLGIDIVVTLAWFVLTVIAGLALHLLVTYPTVLVVFSRVSPWSFFRNVREAMLVAFGTSSSNASLPTAIKVAEDDLRLPKEISRFVLTVGATGNQNGTALYEGVVVLFMAQVFGLDLTLPQQLQVVLMAVLAGVGTAGVPGGSLPLIVVLMQSVGIPGEGIGIIMGIDRLLDMCRTVLNVTGDLVVATCVAGGAREGEA